The Channa argus isolate prfri chromosome 22, Channa argus male v1.0, whole genome shotgun sequence genome has a window encoding:
- the btg4 gene encoding protein BTG4: MKEEIAAAVFFVARLVKRYGCLDNDSRERFAAALTSALFENYKNHWHPNCPTRGQAYRCLRMNRVRLQDPVLQQACERSTVRYEDLGLPQELTVWVDPGEVSCRYGEHSTPFCVSAVGCCQRGDGEFSRRIHDAVERASLDIPSGSSSDEEDGVGDNSMSSSSSSLSVLCPAPIPPPNPEPKTIPTVSNPNSVYRFSEFSSGAPQIWLREKRKGFAADSFPPHAPLPGGAASQFSGQKGLKSYRATFTFTGPRVDKYHWVSKSRS; the protein is encoded by the exons ATGAAAGAGGaaattgctgctgctgtgttttttgtggctCGGCTGGTGAAGAGATACGGTTGTCTGGATAATGACAGCAGAGAGCGCTTTGCAGCTGCCCTCACTTCTGCTCTGTTTGAGAATTACAAGAACCACTGGCACCCAAATTGTCCCACCAGGGGACAGGCATACAG ATGTCTACGCATGAACCGTGTGCGGCTGCAGGACCCAGTGTTGCAGCAGGCCTGTGAGCGGAGCACAGTGCGATACGAGGATCTGGGCCTTCCACAGGAGTTGACGGTGTGGGTCGACCCAGGAGAGGTGTCCTGCAG ATACGGGGAACACAGCACTCCATTCTGTGTTTCGGCAGTGGGTTGTTGCCAGCGTGGAGATGGGGAATTTTCCCGCCGCATCCATGATGCTGTGGAGCGGGCAAGCCTTGATATTCCATCAGGAAGTTCTTCAGATGAAGAGGATGGGGTGGGGGACAACAgcatgagcagcagcagcagcagcctgtcaGTCCTCTGCCCTGCTCCCATCCCACCCCCCAACCCTGAACCCAAAACCATCCCAACGGTCAGCAATCCTAACAGTGTCTACCGG TTCAGTGAATTTTCTTCTGGTGCACCTCAGATATGGCTGAGGGAGAAGCGGAAGGGCTTTGCTGCAGATTCATTTCCACCACACGCTCCCCTACCTGGAGGTGCGGCCTCCCAGTTCTCTGGCCAGAAAGGCTTAAAGTCTTATCGAGCCACATTTACCTTCACTGGGCCCCGTGTGGACAAGTACCACTGGGTCAGCAAATCTCGATCCTAG